Part of the Natrialbaceae archaeon AArc-T1-2 genome, GGGACGCGAAATCCCGTCGCGACTCGATGAAACGCGCCGTCGAGGACGACCCGGACCACGACCTCTGACCGTCGTCCGGACGTCTCGCGACGGCGAAATCGAACGCCGCCCGTCGGCATCACCTCGTATCGGGCTGCAACGTCGGCGTTCGCTCGCGGTTCGGGAGCCGGGGCAGTCCGAAACCGATTTGGGGGTGACGAAACAGCACTCGAGTAATGGACCTGCAGGCGTTTCTCGTAGCGACGCTGGCCGCACACGTCGGATTTGCAATCTTCGTGACCGCCCACGCCTACGTGACCGGCCGCGAGGCTGGTAACTGGCCGTACCTGACGCTGGCGATCGGACTGGCAGGAGTCGCGGGCTATTTCTTCTACGACCGCGACGAACCCGCGATCTAAGACGACTTAATGCTTACAGCGATAGCGAGGCGAAAGCCCATCGGCTTTAGCTATTGACCTCCTCCTCCGCGTGAACGCGGAGGAATCCCACCACGGGATTTCAGGCCGAGTGTAGCGGCCTGTTAACCCTGTCAGAAAATATATCCCAAGTAGCTAGGAATGTCACTTATTGCTGTCGGTAGTGTCTCAACACACGCTCCCGTCGTGGGAGCAGGCACCTGGCCTCCCCCACCACAGGCCGAACCCCTCCCCACCCCAAACCCAACCCCATCGAGTCTCTCTTTCCGACACACCCCGTCGCCACGAGGCTGCCGGGGAGACGACAGACGGTTTATACCCTCTCGCGAGAACCCTCGAGTATGGCCGCTACGACCCACCGGTGTATCTGTGGGGCGACGCTTCGGTTTCGACAGGACCTTCGGAAAGAACAGCAGGGAATTTATCCGACCTGGAAGTGCAAAGACTGTGGGACGCCGGTCCCCGGCAAGATTGCAGAGAAACTCAGACACCAACACCCATCCTAGTGCGTCGACTACCGCAAGTCGCGGCCGGATCGCAAGAGCAACGACTCACAGAGCGCGTCGACGCCGTTCGTGTTGCGGAGCCGACGCTGTTTGCTCGCGCCGCTTTCTCGCTCGTAGACCGTTTTGATGCCGTCGATCCCGAGTCGTTCACACTCCCGATCGACGAGGTCGCCGAGTTCGACGGTGCTCTCACAGTCCTGGTCGATGAACGTCGCGTCGTGGCCGTACCGGATCGCCCGCCACTTGTTCTCGTCGAGTAACTCCCGGCGGTGTTCGTGACTCGAGGCTCCGTCCTCGTAGGCCTCTGCCAGCGCCTCGACGAGTGCGTGTGAGTATTCGACGAAGGCCATCACGACGTCGGGATCTGCCTGGCCGTCGGGAGTGCGGATCTCGACGGAACCGTGTCCGGTGTGTGGCCGGACGTCGTACCAGAGTTCGCCCCGGTCGCCGATCGCACCGGTCTCGAGCATCCGTCGTTCGAAGCGATCGAACGCCTCGTAGTCCTCGAAGTACGTCGGCATCCCGGTGTTGGGCAGCCCCTCGAAGATCTTCGCGCGGGCGGAGGCGAGGCCGGTGTCGAAGCCGTTCCAGTACGGGGAGTTCACAGACAGCGCGAGCATGACGGGGACGTACCAGCGCAACTCGTTTGCGATCCAGACCGCCTTGTCCGCGTCGTCGACCCCGACGTGGACGTGCAACCCAGCCGTCGTGTTTCGGTGTTGGGGGTACTGGATGCGCTCGAGTTGTGAGCGATAGCGGGGTTTCTCGGCGTGTTCGAGCTCGCGCCACGTCGCCAGCGGGTGGAGGCCGGCGGCGGCGATCTCGAAGCCGTGCTCGCGGGCGTGGTCGACGAGCGCCCGCCGAATCGAGAGGAGCGCGTCTCGAGCCTCCTCCGGCGCTTCGATCAGCGGCGTCTGAGTCTCGATGACGAACTTGAACAGTTCGTGGTCGAGTCGACCCTCGAGGATTTCGGGCGGATCGTGTTCGTAGACGAGTTCGTCGGTGCCGCTTGTCGGACGGCCGCGTTCGTCGACGACGAAACACTCCTCTTCGATTCCCAGCGTGCCCATCCGCGTGAACGATTCCGGCGACCCGCGTTCCATCGTGTCGCCGTTTCGGGCGAGACGGTAAATACGGTTTGGAGTCGGAATCGCACGTGGCGTCTGGCGTCGACGGCTTCGATCGACCGGGCGGAGATCAGAACGGACCCATACCGCCCATGCCGCCACCACCGCCACCGCCGCCTTGCTGTTGCATCTTTTGCATCATCCGTTGCATCTCCTGTTCGGAGCCCATTCCCTGGAACTGCTTGATCGTCTTTTCCATCATCTTGTACTGCTCTAACAGCTCCCGGACGCGCTCTTCGCTCGTGCCCGAACCGCGGGCGATGCGCTCGATCTGGCTCGCGCCGATCGCTTTCGGATACTCCTTTTCGGCTTCGGTCATCGAGTCCATGATGACGCTGAACGTCCGCAGTCGGTCCTGGGTGACGTCCATCGCGTCGTCGGGCAGCTGGTCTTTGATCCCGCCGCCGAAGCCGGGGATCATGTCCATCACCTGATCCAGTGGCCCCATGTTGTTCATCGCCTCCATCTGTTTTTGCATGTCGTTCAAGGTGAACTGGCCCTGAAGCATGTCCTCGGGATCCCAGTCTTCCTCTTCGATCTCCGTCTGCTGCATGGCGCGTTCGACGCGCTCGGCGAGCTGGCCGAGATCGCCCATGCCGAGCAGCCGCGAGATGAAGCCCTCGGGCTCGAAGCGTTCGACGTCCTCGACCTCCTCGCCGGTGCCGAGGAAGGCGATCGAGGAATCGGTCTGGTCGACGGCGGTCAGTGCGCCACCACCTTTCGCGGTCCCGTCGAGCTTGGTGATGGCGACGCCGTCGATGCCGACGGACTCGTCGAACTGCTTTGCCTGGTCTTTCGCGCCCTGGCCGATGGCAGCGTCGAGTACCAGGAGTGAGGTGTCGGGGTCGACGACCGACTCGATCTCTTCGATCTCCTCGATCAGCTCGTCCTCTAAGGCGTGGCGACCGGCCGTGTCCACGATGTGGACGTCGGCCTCGCTTGTCTCCGCGAGGCCGTCGCGAGCGATCTCGACGGGATCGTCGGCGTCGGGATCGCCGTAGAAGTCGACCTCCGCCCGTTCGCACATCTGTTTGGCCTGGTCGTACGCGCCCGGGCGGAAGGTGTCCGTCTGGATCACGGCAGGCCGGAGCCCTTTCGTCGAAAACCACCACGCCATCTTCGCGGACGTGGTCGTCTTCCCCGACCCCTGCAGCCCTGCGAGCAGGATCGTCTGTTCCTCGAGTGGCAGTTCGGTCGACTTGCCGATGAGGTCGACCAGCTCCTCATAGACGATGTGCAAGACGAAATCGCGCGCCGGCGTCCCCGCCGGGGGCTCTTCCTCGAGGGCGCGTTCTTTGATCGAGTCCGACAGCTCCATCACGAGCGAGACGTCGACGTCGGCCTGCAACAGCGACCGTTGAATCTCCTTGACGACCTCCTCGACGTCCTCCTCCGAAATGCGGGACTTCCCGCGGAGTTTGTCGAGGGTGCCGCGGAGAGAACTTCCGAGATCGTCGAGTACCATTTGACGGAGATAGGAGGCGACGGCGTTAAAGGCTTTTTCTCCACGCTGTCAGCAGATATTTCGGCTCGCGGACCTAGCCACCGCGTATGGGCACCGATTCGCGTGACGACGTCGAACGCGATCCGGACGGTTCGATTACCGTCACCGAGGAGGACTCGATCACGGTCACCGACGAAGGCGGCTTCTACGTCGCGAAAGACGAGGAGACCGGCGTCTCGAGCCAGGGCGAGACCAGAGCCGACGCCATCGAACGGCTCGAGCGGGCGCTCGAGGTCTACGTGGAATCGATCGATGAAGACGGTGACGACTGGCTGTAAATGAAAGTCAATTACGACCGCTAGCGAAGACGGCCGTTCGATGCCGAATTGACGCGATGGCGAAACTACATTAGGTTATTTTCTACGTATTTCGGAATTAGAAATGGTTATAGTGCTGGGCGAGAGTAATCAGTATCGTATGACTCACAGCGGCGATCACGACGGCGGCTATGCGAGCCGTCGTGCGGTTCTCACCGCAGTCGGGAGCGCCACAGGCGTCTGCGTCGCCGGCTGTCTCGGGGGTAACACCGACACGGTGAGCGTGCTGTCGGCCGGGAGTCTCGCACAGACGTTCGAGGACCACGTCGGCCCGGCGTTCGAGGACGAGACGGGGATCGCCGTCCACGGCGAGTACTACGGAGCGAACGCGGTGATGCGGATGGTCGAGGATCGAACCAAACACCCCGACGTGATCGTAAGCGCCGACGCAACCCTCCTTCGCGATCGACTCTACGGCGAGTTCACCGACTGGGACGTCGAGTTCGCGGCAAACAGCGTCGGCATCGGCTACAACGACGAGACGTCGTTCGG contains:
- a CDS encoding glutamate--cysteine ligase, which encodes MERGSPESFTRMGTLGIEEECFVVDERGRPTSGTDELVYEHDPPEILEGRLDHELFKFVIETQTPLIEAPEEARDALLSIRRALVDHAREHGFEIAAAGLHPLATWRELEHAEKPRYRSQLERIQYPQHRNTTAGLHVHVGVDDADKAVWIANELRWYVPVMLALSVNSPYWNGFDTGLASARAKIFEGLPNTGMPTYFEDYEAFDRFERRMLETGAIGDRGELWYDVRPHTGHGSVEIRTPDGQADPDVVMAFVEYSHALVEALAEAYEDGASSHEHRRELLDENKWRAIRYGHDATFIDQDCESTVELGDLVDRECERLGIDGIKTVYERESGASKQRRLRNTNGVDALCESLLLRSGRDLR
- a CDS encoding signal recognition particle protein Srp54 produces the protein MVLDDLGSSLRGTLDKLRGKSRISEEDVEEVVKEIQRSLLQADVDVSLVMELSDSIKERALEEEPPAGTPARDFVLHIVYEELVDLIGKSTELPLEEQTILLAGLQGSGKTTTSAKMAWWFSTKGLRPAVIQTDTFRPGAYDQAKQMCERAEVDFYGDPDADDPVEIARDGLAETSEADVHIVDTAGRHALEDELIEEIEEIESVVDPDTSLLVLDAAIGQGAKDQAKQFDESVGIDGVAITKLDGTAKGGGALTAVDQTDSSIAFLGTGEEVEDVERFEPEGFISRLLGMGDLGQLAERVERAMQQTEIEEEDWDPEDMLQGQFTLNDMQKQMEAMNNMGPLDQVMDMIPGFGGGIKDQLPDDAMDVTQDRLRTFSVIMDSMTEAEKEYPKAIGASQIERIARGSGTSEERVRELLEQYKMMEKTIKQFQGMGSEQEMQRMMQKMQQQGGGGGGGGMGGMGPF
- a CDS encoding type II toxin-antitoxin system HicB family antitoxin, with translation MGTDSRDDVERDPDGSITVTEEDSITVTDEGGFYVAKDEETGVSSQGETRADAIERLERALEVYVESIDEDGDDWL